CGGCGGCGCGCCCGCGGCGGAACGGCACGTCTGGGCGCGCCGGCGCTACGACGCCGCCACGCGCCGGGTGGACGACGCGTTCGCGTCGCTCGTCCGGGGGCTCGAGCGCCGGGGGCTCTGGGAAGACACCGCGGTCGTGCTCGCGTCCGACCACGGCGAGGCGCTCTTCGACCGCCCGAAGATCGCCGCGGACGCTCCCGATTACTTCGGGCACCCGCTGCCGCAGGTCTACGATCCCGAGATTCACGTCCCGTTCGCCGTGAGGGTTCCCTGGAAGCGGTGGCGAGGGCGCGTCGCGCATCCCGTCTCGATGCTCGACCTGGCGCCCACGATCCTCGACATCGCCGGAGTGGCCCCTCCGGCGACGTTCGAGGGGAGATCTCTCGCGGCTCCGCGGCCGTCGGTGATCTTCGCCGCCTCTCCCACCTACGACGCCGTCGCGGCCCGCGACGCGCTCCACAAGATCATCGTCCGCCCCGATTTCCGACAGATGAGCTGGGAAGGAACGGGGCTGCACGATCCCCTTCCCGCCCTCGAATGCTTTTCCCTCGAAGCCGATCCCGGGGAGCGGTCGCCCGTCTCCTGCGACGCTCCCTGGGCGGCCGCTTTGCGCGAGGCCGCCGATCGTTACATCGTGTCGTCGTTTCCGCGGTCCCTGGTCCTGAAGCTCGAGGGCCCTCCCGGCGGCGCCCCCTGCCGCGTCGCCGCGCGCGGCGAGACCGAACCGCCGGACGAGCGCTCGTTCGCGCTCCGTCCGCAGACGGATGCGCGGACTTCGGGAACGACGCGGATCGTTCGAACGGACCTCGGAAGTTCTCCGGAATGGCTGGCGTTTCGTCCCCGAGCGACCGGCGGCGGCCTGTCCCTGCAGCTCGACGGGTGCGGCGCGGTTCGCGACACGCGCGATCGCCCGGTCTCGACGGCCGAGGCGGGCTGGAGCGAACTGCTCTGGAAGACGGGAGCGCTTCCCCGCGGAAACGTCATCCTCTCCGTTCCGCCGCTTCTCGAGCCCGACCGGATTCGGGCCGAGCCCCTTTCCACGGCTCTCGTCCGGCGCCTGCGCGCGCTCGGATACCTTTCCGCCGGATCGAGCTCTCCCGTTCCCCCCGCTCTCCCGGACGTCGGCAGCCCCGTCGACCTCCCCGCCGCGCGCGCCGGCGAGATCCGGATCCGCGTGCGATGAAGATCCGCACCATCCTCGCCGCCATCCCGCTGGCCATCGCGTGCGCCCGTTCGCCGAAGGGTCCCCCCGTCCCCCCGCCCACCCGCCTCCCCGCCCCCGCCGTGTCCCGGGTCGCGGGAGAGCACGCGCGAAGGATCTTCGAGCTCTTCCCTCCCTCGACCCGCGCGGGGGAGCCGTTCAACCGGCAGGACGACGGGGAGTCGGCGATCCTCGTCGGCGGTTGGGGATTCGAGCCGGGTGACCGGATCTTCTGGAACGACCGCGAGCTCACGACGAGCTGCGGCGATCCCACGACGATCTCCGCGCTCGTCCCTCCTCCTCTTCTCGCCCGCCCCGGCACCGCCACGATCGTGATCCGGAATCCGAAGGACGATTCGTCGAAGCCGATGCAGGCGCGCTTCGAGATCCTCGAGCGGTGAGTTCGCGCGGTCCGGTGGGTCTGCGCCGGTTCCTCGCCGCCATGGCGGCGTTCTGCGCCGCATTCGTCCTCACCGGCCCCTGGCGAATCGCGGGGCGGGAGGTCGGACGCTCGACCGTTCTCGCCGCGATCGTCGCCGCGCTCGGACTGGGGGCGTTCGCGATCCGGCCGGGCTGGCGATCGTGGGTGCGGCGGCGGTTTTCCGCGGAGGACGTGCGCCTGTCCCGCCGGGGCGTGGCGATCTTCGGCCTCGCCGTCGCCGCGGTCCTCGGCCGCGTCGCGCTGTCGCGGTTCGCGGCGCTCGAAGTGAACGCCTGGGACTTCTCGCTCTATTTCGACCGCCCGGTCGAGAGCGTCCTCCACGGAAAGGGACTCTACTCCGAGCTCCTCAGGGGCTCGATTCTCGGCGACGACGCGAGCTTCGCCATGTTCGCGTTCGTTCCTCTCTATGCCGTCGTGGCGTCCCCGCTGTGGCTCGTCTGGGCTCCCGCCGTCGCGATCGCCGGCGCGGCCGCCGTGGCGTTCCTGCTGTTTCGGGATCTCTTCGCCGACGACGTCGCGGCGCTCCTGCTCTCGGCGGCTTTCGTCCTGCACTCGGCGACCGCCCGGGCCGTCCAGTACGTCTTCCACGTGGAAATCTTCTATCCGCTCG
This genomic interval from Thermoanaerobaculia bacterium contains the following:
- a CDS encoding sulfatase, which produces MWLWPGESLRWAIPAGPDVRVRFRFHQPLAWAPGPAQSLVAESAAPPSARREEIRLPAVTGTSDSGWRTGSVRMPASDRGRAFTLRVERAPADPRPVFIADVVADWPRLDRGEPRVIVLFDIDTMRADHLSLYGYDLPTTPAIDRVFRSGLVADRCFSNATWTLPSHASMFTSTLVSRHRVRAPGDRLPSNFPLLAEVLQKGGYATFGVTNGGYVDAEYGFSRGFDRYESSNESVEQEVTRALADLDSAPSSRVFLFLHTFQVHNYAPTRISATELFGSVLPLGAGWLELIRKQLDSGGAPAAERHVWARRRYDAATRRVDDAFASLVRGLERRGLWEDTAVVLASDHGEALFDRPKIAADAPDYFGHPLPQVYDPEIHVPFAVRVPWKRWRGRVAHPVSMLDLAPTILDIAGVAPPATFEGRSLAAPRPSVIFAASPTYDAVAARDALHKIIVRPDFRQMSWEGTGLHDPLPALECFSLEADPGERSPVSCDAPWAAALREAADRYIVSSFPRSLVLKLEGPPGGAPCRVAARGETEPPDERSFALRPQTDARTSGTTRIVRTDLGSSPEWLAFRPRATGGGLSLQLDGCGAVRDTRDRPVSTAEAGWSELLWKTGALPRGNVILSVPPLLEPDRIRAEPLSTALVRRLRALGYLSAGSSSPVPPALPDVGSPVDLPAARAGEIRIRVR